One genomic region from Tripterygium wilfordii isolate XIE 37 chromosome 20, ASM1340144v1, whole genome shotgun sequence encodes:
- the LOC119987125 gene encoding histone-lysine N-methyltransferase, H3 lysine-9 specific SUVH5-like, producing the protein MSANSNNVSPSISRGIRNSSGTAHDQRRGPVAVVERSQPLGVRRETVQRTLALYREELDKLSREKKGPKTSLPTVVANIFQKHQRCLNATKRIGHVSGIQVGDRFQYRAELFIIGLHRQRSNGIDFKRGENGQNLAISIVASGCYYNDMSSPDEIVYCGQGGNPTVSSRIVDQRWTGGNLALRNSIRARNPIRVIRGFKYSKPSATDGTKSGYVYVGLYYVKEWKQERGRYGKLVFKFTLKRIIE; encoded by the coding sequence ATGAGTGCGAATTCGAACAATGTTTCTCCTTCTATAAGTCGTGGCATTAGAAACTCATCTGGAACTGCTCATGATCAACGCAGAGGAccagttgctgtggtggaaagGAGCCAACCTTTGGGGGTTAGGCGGGAAACTGTCCAGCGGACTTTGGCGTTGTATAGGGAGGAATTAGATAAGCTGTCCCGTGAGAAGAAAGGACCCAAAACATCTCTTCCGACAGTTGTAGCCAATATCTTCCAGAAACACCAAAGGTGTTTGAACGCTACAAAACGAATTGGACATGTTTCTGGAATCCAAGTCGGTGACAGATTTCAGTACCGGGCAGAATTATTTATCATCGGCCTTCACCGTCAGCGATCAAATGGTATCGATTTCAAAAGGGGTGAGAACGGTCAAAATCTGGCAATAAGCATTGTGGCTTCTGGGTGCTATTATAATGACATGAGCTCCCCAGATGAAATAGTTTATTGTGGGCAGGGAGGGAATCCAACTGTCAGTAGCAGAATAGTCGATCAGAGATGGACAGGAGGTAACCTTGCATTGAGGAACAGCATAAGAGCCAGAAACCCCATAAGGGTTATTCGCGGGTTCAAGTACTCCAAGCCATCCGCCACAGATGGCACAAAGTCTGGGTATGTATATGTTGGTTTGTACTATGTCAAGGAGTGGAAACAAGAGCGTGGAAGGTATGGCAAGCTTGTGTTCAAGTTCACCTTAAAGAGGATTATTGAATAA
- the LOC119987079 gene encoding protein NLP6 produces MPEPDEQKKSTPKDLAPAAMTATTATAAEAIMDIDVDMYNSWPLDQISFASNLLSPFPVSSSEQPYSPLWAFSDAVDDNASATAGTHASSTTASATGLRISDYPLFLSGDINENSTERDVSRRFPSPLLGLVPIENPDAYYLIKERMTKALRFFKESTEQHVLAQVWAPVKNGGRYVLTTSGQPFLLDPHCNGLYQYRTASLMYIFSMDGETDGELGLPGRVFRQKMPEWTPNVQYYSSSEYPRLDHAMHYNVQGTLALPVFEPSGQSCVCVLELIMTIPKINYAPEVDKVCKALEAVNLKSSEILDNTNTQICNEGRQNALAEILGILTSVCETHKVPLAQTWVPCRHRSVIAYGGGLKKSCSSFDGSCMGQVCMSTTDAAVYVIDAHMWRFREACVEHHLQSGQGVAGRAFFSHNSCFCADITQYCKTEYPLVHYARMFGLAGCFAICLQSSYTGDDEYILEFFLPPNVKDIHEQKTLLGSLLATMRQHFETLKVASGVDLKEEAGLVEFIKVSSNGKPDFELESITIPQSKQSLPDPNALLKGGEMTQVDSIKQQLTLNVDIGHGGGGTLHADGSNTPMSLLENKKVKKPSERKRGKAEKSISLEVLQQYFSGSLKDAAKSLGVCPTTMKRICRQHGISRWPSRKINKVNRSLTKLKRVMESVQGAEGTFGLTAITTNASPLPVTVGSLSWPSNLNISNQQSSPGLKPSELQGEKNESPTCKTLGSDGQTGHEDQFTGGRILSEEEHAPLPNGFSPELGQGSNRSRTGSGSREESAGSPASHGSYQGSPATESAPPKDSFVSPLHDQCILLGGSPELVFQKTGELNLMASFSIPDTHMTAEPLEPFGGMLIEDAGSSKDLRNLCPAAADAIADERIPESSWTNPPCPDPCPKQPLADLPQTIPYFTARQETKSVTIKATYKEDIIRFRISFNSGILELREEVAKRLKLEVGSFDIKYLDDDHEWVLIACDADLQECIDISQSSDSNIIRLLVHDAMANLGSSCESSGYL; encoded by the exons ATGCCCGAACCGGACGAACAGAAGAAGTCAACACCGAAGGACCTTGCTCCTGCTGCTATGACAGCAACTACTGCCACTGCGGCCGAGGCGATCATGGACATTGATGTTGACATGTACAACTCTTGGCCGTTAGATCAGATCTCCTTTGCTTCCAATCTTCTGTCTCCATTTCCGGTCTCCTCCTCCGAGCAACCTTATTCTCCGCTCTGGGCCTTCTCCGATGCTGTCGACGACAACGCTTCCGCCACAGCAGGAACTCATGCCAGCTCCACTACCGCTTCTGCCACCGGCCTTCGAATCTCCGATTACCCTCTCTTTCTTTCAG GTGATATTAATGAAAATTCGACAGAGAGGGATGTTAGCAGGAGGTTTCCGTCTCCACTTCTCGGATTGGTGCCCATAGAGAATCCAGATGCATATTATTTGATTAAGGAGAGGATGACAAAGGCATTAAGGTTCTTCAAAGAATCAACTGAGCAGCATGTTCTAGCTCAAGTTTGGGCTCCCGTGAAGAATGGGGGTCGGTATGTACTCACAACTTCAGGGCAACCCTTTCTTCTTGACCCACATTGTAATGGACTTTATCAATATAGAACGGCTTCTCTGATGTATATTTTTTCTATGGATGGAGAGACTGATGGAGAGCTAGGGCTTCCTGGACGTGTTTTCCGGCAAAAAATGCCGGAATGGACTCCAAATGTGCAGTATTACTCCAGCAGCGAGTATCCACGGCTTGATCATGCTATGCATTACAATGTTCAAGGGACCTTGGCTTTACCAGTCTTTGAACCATCAGGCCAATCTTGTGTTTGTGTGCTTGAGCTCATAATGACTATACCGAAGATAAACTATGCACCTGAGGTCGATAAAGTCTGCAAAGCACTTGAG GCAGTAAATTTGAAAAGTTCAGAGATATTGGACAACACAAACACACAG ATTTGCAATGAAGGTCGCCAAAATGCCCTGGCTGAAATCTTAGGGATTTTGACCTCAGTCTGTGAAACGCACAAAGTACCTTTAGCTCAGACCTGGGTTCCATGCAGGCATCGCAGTGTTATTGCATATGGTGGCGGTCTGAAGAAGAGCTGTTCTAGTTTTGATGGTAGCTGCATGGGACAAGTGTGCATGTCCACGACAGATGCAGCTGTCTATGTCATAGATGCTCACATGTGGCGTTTCCGGGAGGCCTGTGTGGAGCACCACTTACAAAGTGGTCAGGGTGTTGCAGGAAGGGCATTTTTTTCGCACAACTCGTGCTTCTGTGCTGACATTACCCAATACTGCAAAACTGAGTACCCTTTAGTACACTATGCACGCATGTTTGGCTTAGCTGGCTGTTTCGCTATCTGCTTACAGAGTAGTTATACTGGAGATGATGAGTATATTCTAGAATTCTTTTTGCCTCCTAACGTCAAAGACATTCATGAGCAGAAGACTTTGTTGGGCTCGTTATTAGCAACAATGAGGCAGCATTTTGAGACTCTTAAGGTTGCTTCTGGCGTTGACCTTAAGGAGGAAGCAGGTTTAGTTGAATTCATTAAAGTTTCTTCAAATGGGAAACCTGATTTTGAACTTGAATCTATTACAATACCACAGTCTAAACAATCTCTCCCTGACCCTAATGCTTTACTGAAAGGAGGGGAGATGACCCAGGTAGATTCAATAAAACAGCAATTGACATTGAATGTTGACATTGGTCATGGTGGAGGTGGCACTCTCCATGCAGATGGAAGCAACACTCCCATGTCCCTACTagagaacaaaaaagtgaaaaagccaTCAGAGAGAAAACGTGGGAAAGCTGAAAAATCAATTAGTCTGGAGGTGCTCCAACAGTACTTCAGTGGAAGTCTTAAAGATGCCGCAAAGAGCCTTGGTG TGTGCCCTACAACGATGAAGCGGATCTGCAGGCAGCATGGGATCTCTCGGTGGCCTTCTAGGAAAATCAACAAGGTGAACCGTTCCCTTACTAAGCTTAAGCGTGTCATGGAATCTGTCCAAGGTGCTGAAGGAACATTCGGTCTAACTGCTATTACCACCAATGCCAGTCCCCTTCCAGTTACTGTTGGTTCACTTTCTTGGCCATCCAATTTGAATATTTCCAATCAACAGAGCTCACCGGGCTTAAAGCCTTCTGAACTGCAGGGTGAGAAGAATGAATCACCCACCTGTAAAACTTTGGGAAGTGATGGACAGACTGGTCATGAAGACCAATTTACAGGAGGAAGGATATTGAGTGAGGAGGAACATGCTCCTTTGCCGAATGGATTTTCACCAGAGTTAGGTCAAGGCTCAAACAGGTCGAGGACAGGGAGTGGTTCTAGGGAAGAGAGTGCTGGTAGCCCTGCTTCTCATGGTTCATACCAAGGGAGCCCTGCAACTGAGAGTGCACCTCCGAAGGATTCATTTGTATCACCTCTCCATGATCAATGCATTTTATTAGGGGGCTCTCCGGAACTTGTGTTTCAGAAGACGGGGGAACTGAATCTTATGGCTTCATTCTCAATACCTGATACTCACATGACAGCAGAACCTCTAGAACCATTTGGAGGAATGCTGATTGAGGATGCTGGAAGTTCAAAAGATTTAAGAAACCTCTGTCCAGCAGCAGCAGATGCTATTGCGGACGAGCGAATTCCAGAATCTAGTTGGACAAACCCTCCATGTCCAGATCCATGTCCCAAGCAACCGTTGGCAGATCTTCCTCAAACAATACCATATTTTACAGCTAGGCAAGAAACGAAGAGTGTGACGATAAAGGCAACATACAAAGAAGATATAATAAGATTCCGGATATCTTTCAACTCTGGAATTTTGGAGTTGAGAGAGGAAGTAGCTAAAAGGCTCAAGTTGGAGGTGGGAAGTTTCGATATTAAGTACCTGGATGACGATCATGAGTGGGTTCTAATAGCCTGCGACGCTGACCTGCAGGAGTGTATCGATATTTCGCAATCATCAGACAGCAATATTATCAGACTGTTGGTACACGACGCAATGGCCAATCTCGGGAGCTCTTGTGAGAGCTCCGGATATTTATGA
- the LOC119987509 gene encoding uncharacterized protein LOC119987509 — translation MSYIGIIREELYRYPLGTVIFDILETLAFEIKNYKPFDRAVIMIFNVSSKGVQKKLYDDTAGLFHLFGGAVLANTENRVTEFGPNHTYHKWINELLTFSLSLYYRTQQLLILFANRALKTPWIESLLSTAFFIACRSHGYSARSKCNMHCFRLRGGDAFCFYCQDTRIIRCNQSL, via the exons ATGAGTTATATCGGTATCATTCGAGAAGAGTTATACCGGTATCCTTTGGGTACGGTTATTTTTGACATCTTAGAGACACTAGCATTTGAAATTAAAAACTACAAACCCTTTGATAGAGCGGTTAttatgattttcaatgttagctcCAAAGGTGTGCAAAAAAAGCTATATGATGATACCGCTGGCTTATTTCATCTATTTGGTGGAGCCGTGCTGGCG AATACCGAAAACAGAGTAACTGAATTTGGGCCGAATCATACCTATCACAAATGGATCAATGAACTCTTAACATTCTCTCTAAGTCTGTATTATCGAACCCAACAATTGCTCATATTGTTTGCGAATCGAGCTCTGAAAACG CCATGGATAGAGTCACTGCTAAGTACGGCATTCTTCATTGCTTGTCGGTCACATGGATATTCAGCGAGGAGCAAATGCAATATGCACTGCTTCCGACTGCGAGGGGGCGACGCATTCTGCTTCTATTGCCAAGACACAAGGATCATCAG GTGCAACCAGAGTTTATGA
- the LOC119987197 gene encoding protein KINESIN LIGHT CHAIN-RELATED 1-like — protein MPGIVSVKTPPDAPPLRISLPDPQTRPDPPRTPGSASKRPVPSASPSRSKPSPTTPSSGTRPGKKPPPESPNMALIAEASLDNPDLGPFLLKFARDTIASGEGPSKALDYAVRAAKSFERCAQDGEPSLDLAMSLHVVAAIYCSLGRFDEAVPVLERAVSVPDATRGADHALAAFSGHMQLGDTYSMLGQVDRSIQCYEEGLKIQIQALGETDPRVGETCRYLAEAHVQAMEFDKAEELCKKTLQIHRAHSEPASLEEAADRRLIALVCEAKGDYEGALEHLVLASMVMIANGQENEVAAIDVSIGSIYLALCRFDEAVFSYQKALTVFKSSKGDNHPVVGSVFVRLADLYHRTGKLRESKSYCENALRLYSKPIPGTTAEEIAGGLTEVSAIYESVDEPEEALKLLQKAMKLLEDKPGQHSTIAGIEARMGVMYYVLGRYEEARNSFESAVAKLRATGERKSAFFGVVLNQMGLACVQLFKIDEAAELFEEARAILEQECGPCHQDTIGVYSNLAATYDAMGRVEDAIEILEYVLKLREEKLGIANPDFEDEKNRLAKLLKEAGRARNRNAKSLENLIDPSSKKTKKESTKRWPSLGFRS, from the exons ATGCCAGGCATTGTCTCCGTCAAGACACCTCCTGATGCTCCTCCACTCCGGATCTCTCTACCCGACCCCCAAACCCGACCCGACCCACCAAGGACCCCCGGCAGCGCCAGCAAGAGACCCGTCCCATCTGCATCTCCTTCCCGATCCAAGCCATCTCCTACTACTCCATCGTCAGGGACCCGTCCGGGGAAGAAGCCACCGCCGGAATCCCCTAACATGGCCCTCATTGCTGAAGCTTCTCTCGATAATCCGGATCTCGGGCCCTTCCTCCTCAAGTTCGCCCGCGACACCATCGCGTCCGGTGAGGGTCCGAGTAAGGCACTCGACTATGCCGTTCGCGCTGCCAAGTCATTCGAGAGGTGCGCACAGGACGGTGAACCGAGTCTCGACCTGGCTATGAGTCTACATGTGGTTGCCGCAATTTACTGCAGTCTAGGCCGGTTTGACGAGGCTGTTCCGGTCCTGGAACGCGCGGTTTCGGTGCCTGACGCCACGAGAGGAGCGGATCACGCCCTTGCTGCGTTTTCTGGACATATGCAGCTGGGAGACACCTACTCCATGCTCGGGCAGGTCGATCGGTCCATCCAGTGTTACGAGGAGGGCTTGAAGATACAGATCCAGGCACTGGGAGAGACTGATCCCAGAGTTGGAGAGACCTGCAG GTACTTGGCCGAGGCTCATGTTCAGGCAATGGAGTTTGATAAAGCAGAAGAATTGTGCAAGAAAACCCTTCAAATTCATCGTGCACATAGCGAACCGGCCTCTCTTGAAGAGGCAGCAGACCGCCGGCTCATAGCTCTTGTATGCGAGGCAAAGGGGGATTACGAGGGAGCTCTTGAGCATCTTGTTCTTGCCAGCATGGTTATGATTGCGAATGGGCAAGAGAATGAGGTTGCTGCTATAGATGTCAGCATCGGCAGTATTTATCTTGCTCTATGTCGATTTGATGAGGCCGTCTTTTCTTACCAGAAGGCTCTCACGGTCTTCAAGTCGTCAAAGGGTGACAACCACCCTGTGGTTGGCTCTGTCTTTGTACGCCTTGCTGACCTATACCACAGGACTGGAAAGCTCCGTGAGTCCAAGTCCTATTGCGAGAATGCCCTGAGGTTATACTCTAAGCCCATCCCAGGAACCACGGCAGAAGAAATTGCTGGTGGATTGACAGAAGTTTCGGCTATTTATGAGTCAGTTGATGAGCCTGAGGAGGCACTGAAATTGTTGCAGAAAGCAATGAAATTGTTGGAGGATAAACCGGGACAACATAGCACTATTGCTGGAATAGAAGCACGGATGGGAGTAATGTACTATGTACTTGGGAGGTATGAAGAGGCAAGGAACTCATTTGAGAGTGCTGTTGCAAAACTCAGAGCCACTGGGGAGAGGAAGTCGGCCTTCTTTGGAGTGGTGTTGAACCAGATGGGATTGGCTTGTGTTCAGTTGTTCAAAATTGATGAGGCTGCTGAATTGTTCGAAGAAGCAAGAGCAATACTGGAACAGGAGTGTGGCCCTTGTCACCAAGATACCATTGGAGTATATAGCAACCTTGCAGCCACTTATGATGCTATGGGAAG AGTTGAAGATGCCATTGAGATCCTAGAGTATGTTCTCAAACTGAGAGAAGAAAAGCTTGGCATTGCAAATCCTGATTTTGAAGACGAGAAGAACAGACTTGCCAAGCTTCTGAAAGAAGCGGGGAGGGCGCGAAACAGAAATGCAAAATCACTGGAAAATCTCATAGACCCCAGCTCAAAGAAGACAAAGAAAGAGTCTACAAAGAGGTGGCCGAGTTTGGGTTTCAGAAGCTGA
- the LOC119987419 gene encoding beta-amylase 1, chloroplastic-like — protein MAIASPSTPSFSASFCCTRTESNRPTRLPRFALTHSRRSQHHQRLTISSRLNSSTPSGAGGWVSPDNGDVYKYELQHGFAAEQRSRMGSPVFVTLPVDAVGPGGQMRRKRAMSQSFKALTAAGVEGVVMEVWWGLVEREQPRVYDWQAYLELVAMARRCGLKVRAVMAFHQCGTGPGDPHWIPLPLWVLEEIVKVPDLAYSDRFGRRSTEYISLGCDILPVLRGRSPLQAYTDFMRNFRDTFKPLLGVIITGIQVGMGPAGELRYPSCPSHKLTWAWRSRELGEFQCYDKYMLASLNACARTIGMLEWGNGGPIGASNLMQNPEDTEFFRSKDGSWSTPYGKFFLEWYSGMLLQHGERICREAEAIFRGTEVNTSAKVAGIHWHYGIKSHPSELTAGYYNTSTRDGYLPIARMFRRYGFSLCCTSFEMKDMEEKQLSPVSSPEGFLRQLLAAAKICDISLEGENSAPNLDDESFKQVLKMSKFYSDGLKKPSFSFNFVRMDKNMFEYRNWVHFTRFVRQMANANIFRAKLDSGAEMRLSSSLDAKVGVAFAYC, from the exons ATGGCGATCGCTTCTCCATCGACCCCTAGCTTCTCAGCTTCCTTTTGTTGTACTCGCACAGAGTCGAATCGTCCGACTCGGCTACCTCGTTTTGCTTTAACTCATTCCCGCCGATCTCAGCATCATCAGCGGCTCACCATCTCTTCGCGGCTCAACTCGTCCACGCCGTCAGGCGCCGGAGGTTGGGTGTCGCCGGATAACGGAGATGTTTATAAGTACGAGTTGCAGCATGGTTTTGCCGCGGAGCAGCGGAGTAGGATGGGATCGCCGGTCTTCGTGACGCTGCCCGTGGACGCGGTTGGTCCGGGGGGTCAGATGCGGAGGAAGCGCGCTATGTCGCAGTCCTTCAAGGCGTTAACCGCTGCGGGCGTGGAAGGAGTGGTGATGGAGGTTTGGTGGGGACTGGTGGAGAGGGAGCAACCTAGGGTTTACGATTGGCAAGCGTACTTGGAGCTGGTGGCCATGGCGAGGCGGTGTGGTTTGAAGGTTCGAGCAGTAATGGCGTTTCACCAATGTGGCACTGGACCTGGGGATCCTCACTG GATTCCTCTTCCTCTGTGGGTGCTTGAAGAGATTGTTAAAGTTCCAGATTTAGCATACTCTGACAGATTTGGAAGAAGAAGTACGGAATATATTTCTCTAGGTTGTGATATCCTTCCTGTTCTGCGGGGTCGATCACCACTGCAAGCGTACACTGATTTTATGAGGAATTTTAGAGACACTTTTAAACCTTTGCTTGGTGTTATCATCACA ggaATCCAAGTTGGGATGGGTCCTGCTGGTGAATTAAGATACCCTTCATGCCCATCTCATAAACTAACATGGGCATGGCGCTCTCGTGAACTTGGAGAGTTTCAGTGCTACGATAAG TATATGCTAGCATCCTTGAATGCTTGTGCTCGAACTATTGGGATGCTTGAATGGGGAAATGGGGGTCCTATCGGTGCCagcaatttgatgcaaaatcctGAAGACACTGAATTTTTTAGAAGTAAAGATGGATCTTGGAGTACACCATATGGGAAATTTTTTCTTGAATGGTACTCGGGTATGCTTCTTCAACATGGGGAAAGGATATGTAGAGAAGCCGAGGCCATATTtcggggtactgaggttaataCATCAGCGAAGGTGGCTGGAATTCATTGGCATTATGGCATAAAGTCGCATCCATCTGAGTTAACAGCTGGATATTACAATACATCGACCAGAGATGGGTATCTACCAATTGCTCGCATGTTTCGAAGGTATGGTTTCTCTTTGTGTTGCACATcttttgaaatgaaagacatggAAGAGAAACAGTTGAGTCCAGTAAGTAGCCCTGAGGGTTTCCTCAGACAACTTCTAGCAGCCGCAAAGATTTGCGACATATCACTGGAAGGTGAAAATTCTGCACCCAACTTGGATGATGAATCGTTTAAGCAGGTGCTGAAGATGTCTAAGTTTTATTCGGATGGTCTCAAGAAGCCGTCCTTTTCATTCAACTTTGTCAGGATGGACAAGAACATGTTTGAATATCGAAATTGGGTTCACTTtactcgtttcgttaggcaaatggCAAATGCCAATATTTTTCGAGCCAAACTAGATTCGGGAGCTGAAATGCGATTGTCTTCCTCTCTGGATGCAAAAGTTGGAGTAGCTTTTGCATACTGTTAA
- the LOC119986431 gene encoding bidirectional sugar transporter SWEET4-like: MVSQDTARNVVGIIGNVISIGLFLSPMATFYRIWKMGSVEQYSPAPYLASLVNCMVWVLYGLPVVHPHSTLVMTTNGAGTAIEVFYIVLFLVYSHKHRQRLRVLGVVAVEVIFVGVLAFLVLHFAETTDKRTKVVGIGGVCFNILMYASPLTVMKLVITTKSVEYMPFFLSLASMLNGVCWTAYGLIRFDLFLVLPNGLGLLLSLAQLLLYAIYYKNTQKILAERRARAQVGLSEVVTTRDSKTAANGLNHNGVHH, from the exons ATGGTTAGTCAAGATACTGCAAGAAATGTTGTTGGTATCATAG GAAATGTAATCTCCATCGGCCTGTTTTTGTCACCAAT GGCAACATTTTACAGAATATGGAAAATGGGTTCAGTGGAGCAATACTCACCAGCACCATACCTAGCCTCCCTAGTGAATTGCATGGTGTGGGTGCTATATGGTCTGCCAGTGGTGCACCCACATAGCACTCTGGTCATGACCACCAATGGTGCAGGCACAGCCATTGAGGTTTTCTACATAGTCCTCTTCTTGGTCTACTCTCATAAGCACAGGCAGAGGCTCAGGGTGTTGGGTGTTGTTGCTGTGGAGGTAATATTTGTTGGTGTCTTGGCATTTTTGGTTCTGCATTTTGCTGAGACAACAGACAAACGCACCAAAGTTGTTGGGATTGGAGGAGTTTGTTTCAACATACTTATGTATGCTTCACCATTGACTGTCATG AAATTGGTGATAACGACAAAGAGTGTGGAATACATGCCATTTTTCCTCTCTCTTGCAAGTATGCTTAATGGTGTTTGCTGGACTGCTTATGGGTTAATCCGCTTTGACCTCTTCCTAGTT TTACCCAATGGGCTTGGATTATTATTATCTCTGGCCCAACTGCTTCTATATGCTATTTACTACAAGAACACACAGAAGATATTGGCAGAGAGGAGAGCCAGGGCCCAGGTGGGCCTGTCTGAGGTGGTTACAACAAGAGACTCCAAGACTGCAGCCAATGGGCTTAACCATAACGGTGTCCATCACTGA